The following are from one region of the Haloactinomyces albus genome:
- a CDS encoding SDR family NAD(P)-dependent oxidoreductase: MSANTPRTAVITGAGSERGIGRETARHLAAAGFDIAVLDIDGAAAEHAAAAIAKEHEVEAQGIAADVTEASSVDRAIGAIESSSLPPIGVLVNNAGITRPTRFLDIEKDEWELVFDVNVTGTYLVTRRVLPGLAERGYGRIVNVSSVSGERGGGVFGGTHYSAAKAAVLGLTRALAREVGEHGVVVNAVAPGLIDTDITGGLLSGERKQQLVADIPVGRNGSTADVAATITFLAGESVGYITGATFDINGGSHIH, from the coding sequence ATGTCCGCGAACACGCCACGGACGGCAGTGATCACCGGTGCCGGCTCGGAACGAGGCATCGGCCGAGAAACGGCTCGGCATCTGGCCGCGGCCGGATTCGACATCGCCGTCCTCGATATCGACGGGGCCGCAGCCGAGCACGCCGCGGCCGCTATCGCCAAGGAGCACGAGGTCGAGGCCCAGGGCATCGCCGCCGACGTCACCGAAGCCTCCTCGGTCGACCGGGCGATCGGGGCGATCGAGTCCTCGAGCCTGCCCCCCATCGGTGTGCTGGTGAACAATGCGGGGATCACCCGCCCGACCCGGTTCCTCGACATCGAGAAGGACGAGTGGGAGCTGGTCTTCGATGTCAATGTCACCGGCACCTACCTCGTGACCCGGCGAGTGCTGCCCGGGCTTGCCGAGCGCGGTTACGGCCGTATCGTCAACGTCTCCTCGGTCAGCGGCGAGCGTGGCGGTGGTGTGTTCGGCGGTACGCACTACTCGGCGGCCAAGGCGGCGGTTCTCGGCCTCACCCGTGCGCTGGCCAGGGAAGTCGGTGAGCACGGGGTGGTCGTCAACGCGGTCGCACCGGGGCTCATCGACACCGATATCACCGGTGGGTTGCTGAGCGGGGAGCGCAAGCAGCAGCTCGTCGCCGACATCCCGGTCGGCCGTAACGGGAGTACCGCCGACGTGGCGGCCACGATCACGTTCCTGGCCGGAGAGAGCGTCGGCTACATCACCGGCGCCACTTTCGACATCAACGGCGGCTCGCACATCCACTGA
- a CDS encoding dihydroxyacetone kinase family protein: MTLLYNDPANFTEDAMLGFCDLHPQYVRAVDGGVVRSAPGADGKVAVVIGGGSGHYPAFCGVVGSGFADAAVVGNIFTAPSAQQAYSVAKAAQRGGGVLFGFGNYAGDTMNFGAAQERLRTEGIDCRTVVVTDDIASASRQEAHNRRGIAGDFAVFKVASAAAEEGRSLDEVERVATRANERTRTLGVAFDGCTLPGQHHPLFTVPVDKMGLGLGIHGEPGVSDVDMPSANELADTLVDGVLAEAPSTDSGRLAVILNGLGTTKYEEMFVVWSRVAERFRDAGYTVIDPEVGELVTSLDMAGVSLTVLWLDEDLERCWRAPAETPAYRKGQVSPGDAAGEREPQPADRAGAELAGYPNASSESRMCAATVVEVLAAVRRAVEDNAEELGSIDAVAADGDHGRGMVKGATAAQEAAAVALDAGAGALSVLAEAGEAWATRAGGTSGALWGAGLRAFAECLGDDRRPGTADLVAGVEGFAAAIRRLGNAEIGDKTMVDALVPLAREFAAEASWRKAARAARAAADSTAELTPRTGRARPLAERSLGTPDAGAVSLALIAEAVAEVLEKEVHSDE; the protein is encoded by the coding sequence ATGACACTTCTGTACAACGATCCGGCTAACTTCACCGAAGACGCGATGCTGGGATTCTGCGATCTCCATCCGCAGTACGTCCGAGCCGTGGACGGGGGCGTCGTGCGGTCCGCTCCGGGAGCGGACGGCAAGGTGGCCGTGGTGATCGGGGGTGGCTCCGGGCACTATCCGGCGTTTTGCGGCGTGGTCGGCTCCGGGTTCGCCGATGCGGCCGTGGTCGGCAACATCTTCACCGCACCTTCCGCGCAGCAGGCCTACTCCGTGGCCAAGGCCGCGCAGCGCGGCGGCGGTGTCCTGTTCGGCTTCGGCAACTACGCCGGGGACACGATGAATTTCGGTGCCGCGCAGGAACGCCTCCGCACCGAGGGCATCGATTGCCGCACGGTCGTCGTGACCGACGACATCGCCTCGGCCTCCCGGCAGGAAGCGCACAACCGACGGGGTATCGCGGGGGACTTCGCCGTGTTCAAGGTCGCCTCGGCGGCTGCCGAGGAAGGCCGGTCACTCGACGAGGTCGAACGGGTGGCGACCCGCGCCAATGAGCGGACCCGGACTCTCGGTGTCGCCTTCGACGGCTGCACACTGCCCGGACAGCACCATCCCCTGTTCACCGTTCCCGTCGACAAGATGGGCCTGGGCCTGGGCATCCACGGTGAACCGGGTGTCTCCGACGTGGACATGCCGTCCGCGAACGAGCTCGCGGACACCCTCGTGGACGGAGTGCTCGCCGAAGCACCGTCCACGGATTCCGGCCGACTCGCGGTGATCCTCAACGGGCTCGGGACCACCAAATACGAGGAGATGTTCGTCGTGTGGTCCCGCGTGGCCGAGCGGTTCCGCGATGCCGGGTACACGGTGATCGACCCCGAGGTCGGCGAGCTGGTCACGAGCCTGGACATGGCCGGGGTATCACTGACCGTGCTGTGGCTCGACGAGGACCTGGAGCGCTGCTGGCGCGCGCCTGCCGAGACACCGGCTTACCGCAAGGGGCAGGTGAGTCCTGGCGACGCTGCCGGCGAGAGGGAACCGCAACCAGCCGACCGTGCCGGTGCCGAGCTCGCGGGGTATCCGAACGCGAGCAGCGAATCGCGGATGTGTGCCGCCACTGTCGTGGAGGTCCTTGCTGCGGTGCGCCGAGCTGTCGAGGACAACGCCGAGGAACTCGGAAGCATCGACGCCGTCGCCGCCGATGGTGATCACGGTCGCGGCATGGTGAAGGGGGCCACGGCCGCTCAGGAGGCCGCGGCAGTGGCGCTGGATGCCGGTGCGGGAGCACTGTCCGTGCTGGCCGAGGCAGGAGAGGCGTGGGCAACCCGTGCCGGTGGCACCTCGGGTGCCCTGTGGGGTGCCGGTCTGCGCGCCTTCGCCGAGTGCCTGGGCGATGACCGGCGCCCCGGCACCGCGGATCTCGTCGCCGGGGTGGAGGGATTCGCCGCCGCGATCCGGCGGCTCGGCAATGCCGAGATCGGCGACAAGACGATGGTGGACGCGCTCGTTCCCCTCGCGCGCGAGTTCGCCGCCGAGGCGAGCTGGCGAAAGGCGGCACGTGCTGCCCGAGCGGCAGCGGACAGCACAGCCGAGCTCACCCCCAGGACCGGGCGCGCTCGCCCGTTGGCGGAGCGCAGCCTCGGCACCCCCGATGCGGGTGCCGTCTCGCTGGCGCTGATCGCCGAGGCGGTCGCGGAAGTATTGGAAAAGGAGGTACACAGCGATGAATGA
- a CDS encoding ribose-5-phosphate isomerase — MNDPQGWRIVVGSDDAGLEYKDVLKTDLESDPRVSSVIDAGVNQDETTAYPHIATTAAEMVSRGEVDRALLVCGTGLGVAISANKVHGVRAATAHDSFSVERSVLSNDAQVLTFGQRVVGLELARRLAKEWLDYRFDPSSPSAAKVELLSSYEKRSC, encoded by the coding sequence ATGAATGATCCGCAAGGATGGCGCATCGTCGTCGGTTCCGACGACGCGGGCCTGGAGTACAAGGACGTGTTGAAGACCGACCTCGAAAGCGACCCGCGGGTGAGCTCGGTCATCGACGCCGGGGTGAACCAGGACGAAACGACCGCCTACCCGCACATCGCGACCACTGCCGCCGAGATGGTCTCCCGCGGAGAAGTGGATCGTGCGCTGCTCGTCTGCGGTACGGGTCTGGGGGTGGCCATCAGCGCCAACAAGGTGCATGGCGTGCGGGCCGCCACCGCCCACGACAGCTTCTCCGTGGAGCGCTCGGTGCTGAGCAATGACGCACAGGTGCTCACCTTCGGTCAGCGGGTCGTCGGTCTGGAACTGGCGCGCAGGTTGGCCAAGGAGTGGCTGGACTACCGCTTCGACCCCTCGTCGCCGTCGGCGGCCAAGGTCGAGCTGTTGTCTTCCTACGAAAAGCGTTCC
- a CDS encoding GntP family permease has protein sequence MPDSLILLHTAIAVVGIVLLIVVARINPVIVLVLGSLYLGLATGLGFEDTTAAVAQGFGDLMAEVGLIIGFGVLLGSLLSTTGTLQRIVELFLRVCRPGKSPYVLGLSSGIVFPAIYFDVALVMLAPIAKSVAVRTGVGIAAVGGALAIGLEVGLLMVLPGAAALASAGTLEVSLGTMLLFGIPVGIVSIVVGVFLHSALMRRTWKPAKDENTLNGGVDGMTVAEAETPRRRLSLPVTLLPILVPLALIVLGTFAETTGTSSAVLGFLSDPVVALLIGLLIAVVVTVYMLSRDAVEKALSKGAATSGTILLFTGVAGSLGEVISRTGIGDIISGLFQASSFSPLLLAWVVAALLRLAQGSGSVAAITASTLLAPVMGGLDAAAVLVLLAAAAGASFGGHVSDNTFWMFRTLLGLSTRGTFQVYTLAQSIMSVVALGLVLGLSVFV, from the coding sequence ATGCCTGATTCGCTCATCCTGCTGCACACCGCTATCGCGGTGGTCGGCATCGTGCTGCTGATCGTCGTGGCACGCATCAACCCGGTCATCGTCCTGGTGCTGGGCTCGTTGTACCTCGGCCTTGCCACCGGCCTCGGCTTCGAGGACACCACTGCCGCCGTCGCCCAAGGATTCGGCGACCTCATGGCGGAAGTGGGCTTGATCATCGGATTCGGCGTCCTGCTCGGTTCGCTGCTGTCCACGACGGGAACGTTGCAGCGCATCGTCGAGCTGTTCCTCCGGGTGTGTCGACCCGGCAAGTCGCCCTACGTGCTCGGACTGTCCTCCGGCATCGTGTTTCCGGCCATCTACTTCGACGTGGCGCTGGTGATGCTGGCACCGATCGCCAAGTCGGTGGCCGTGCGAACCGGGGTCGGTATCGCCGCGGTCGGCGGTGCCCTGGCCATCGGTCTCGAGGTCGGCCTGCTCATGGTGCTGCCCGGAGCGGCGGCGCTGGCCAGTGCGGGCACCCTGGAAGTTTCCCTGGGCACGATGCTGCTGTTCGGCATCCCGGTGGGCATCGTGTCCATCGTCGTCGGTGTCTTCCTGCACAGCGCCCTGATGCGGCGAACGTGGAAGCCGGCCAAGGACGAAAACACGCTCAACGGTGGCGTGGACGGCATGACCGTGGCGGAGGCCGAGACACCGCGGCGCAGGCTCTCCCTGCCCGTGACCCTGCTGCCGATCCTGGTCCCGCTGGCACTGATCGTCCTCGGCACCTTCGCCGAGACGACGGGGACGAGCAGCGCTGTGCTCGGGTTCCTCTCCGATCCGGTCGTGGCCCTGCTGATCGGCCTGCTGATCGCCGTCGTGGTGACGGTGTACATGCTCTCGCGTGATGCCGTGGAAAAGGCACTGAGCAAGGGCGCGGCCACCAGCGGGACCATCCTGCTGTTCACGGGTGTGGCCGGTTCGCTCGGAGAAGTGATCAGCCGAACCGGGATCGGAGACATCATCTCGGGCCTGTTCCAGGCCAGTTCGTTCTCGCCACTGCTGCTGGCGTGGGTCGTGGCGGCACTGCTGCGGCTGGCACAGGGATCGGGCTCGGTCGCCGCGATCACGGCCTCGACTCTGCTGGCGCCGGTCATGGGAGGACTGGACGCGGCTGCTGTCCTCGTGCTTCTCGCCGCGGCAGCGGGGGCGAGTTTCGGTGGTCACGTCAGCGACAACACGTTCTGGATGTTCCGCACCCTGCTCGGGCTTTCCACGCGAGGAACCTTCCAGGTCTACACCCTGGCCCAGTCGATCATGTCGGTTGTCGCCCTGGGCCTGGTTCTCGGGCTCAGCGTGTTCGTCTGA